From one Dermacentor andersoni chromosome 1, qqDerAnde1_hic_scaffold, whole genome shotgun sequence genomic stretch:
- the LOC129382231 gene encoding uncharacterized protein, with protein MPAFNPGVAGASQSSEVQHSYQRRSRIPRPPNAFMLSAHGKRRSVAAENPNENNQRVSSRLGKLWRSLSAADKEPYQRKAAEVAAVHRRKYPGYMNNQREAQWCKGQERMTKVISSKLKNGTSGGQGQQPSISMAAAEDRDSPEFQQQQHPPPPPQRNERRATSAARGSDSCAPKGMTLPRPSATSAAAASARSGDRPYNVPWFPGQLPPSVGGYNRENAVPTTHLRAARGFKQPKTPCARAKLDTQLSPLHLGDNEDGLFAGTPTFDQGGILDTLGSAVGAPGEGQPWSSAAGCIAA; from the coding sequence ATGCCAGCCTTCAATCCCGGCGTGGCGGGTGCATCGCAGAGCAGTGAGGTGCAACACAGTTACCAGCGGCGGTCGCGCATTCCACGACCTCCAAACGCCTTCATGCTGTCCgcacatggaaagaggcgatcggtGGCCGCTGAGAACCCGAACGAAAACAACCAGCGTGTGAGCAGCCGCCTGGGCAAGCTGTGGCGTTCTCTCAGCGCCGCCGACAAGGAGCCTTACCAGCGCAAGGCGGCCGAAGTTGCCGCTGTCCACCGAAGGAAGTACCCGGGCTACATGAACAATCAACGTGAGGCCCAGTGGTGCAAGGGGCAGGAGCGCATGACTAAGGTGATTTCCAGCAAGCTCAAGAATGGTACTTCCGGGGGCCAGGGGCAGCAGCCGAGCATTTCCATGGCCGCGGCTGAGGATCGAGACTCGCCGGAGTTCCAGCAGCAACAGCATCCGCCTCCGCCGCCTCAAAGAAACGAACGGCGGGCAACCAGTGCTGCCCGGGGCAGTGATTCGTGCGCTCCTAAGGGAATGACGCTGCCTAGGCCGTCGGCCACTTCCGCGGCCGCGGCGTCGGCTCGATCGGGTGATCGACCCTACAACGTGCCCTGGTTCCCCGGTCAACTACCACCGTCAGTGGGTGGGTACAACAGAGAAAACGCCGTGCCCACCACTCACTTAAGGGCAGCTCGCGGATTCAAGCAACCTAAAACGCCATGTGCGCGAGCAAAGCTTGATACTCAGCTATCCCCCTTGCACCTGGGCGACAACGAGGACGGCTTGTTTGCGGGCACGCCGACGTTCGACCAGGGCGGAATTCTGGATACCCTAGGCTCTGCTGTCGGTGCCCCAGGCGAAGGTCAGCCGTGGTCGTCGGCCGCTGGCTGCATTGCAGCGTAG